A genomic segment from Flavobacterium sp. 9R encodes:
- a CDS encoding T9SS type A sorting domain-containing protein has product MSSFRFFIYLIIFLNFSVYSQSIKSPIVLAYFPSWSESFAGAGQNSKLREIPSYVNVVFLSFAKPDLQYSKGSLDISKTGIEVPYDGCALKESIYALKQKGTKVILSIGGETFWTDSAIYSKINYSQIKDLVDDFGFAGIDWDFEPNGSFQEIGSKDNVQHFIDFFTKSRALMPRSEGYILACAPAGAGAMGGQNNDDASSPYAYAKRNALTGESDTNLYSATAPTNGISLFGFSSTGHMIPVFKAVGNLIDIVAFQGYNIGASVNRKIMYDSYAYYAEKYGFSVAAGIHYPNEPWGPYYEYNHQNVADLSSHIKNYSSRIGDNDGIMIWQLLLKGANSSSYSYLNIASNILNGQTKDLAIQEANNFSMTPYSSKDFSCDGKEVEKYCGVVKYEPTVSYSSAKTKVYYNLNIWENNYWANPNEYPGLVAGQWTKVSECTSGPDKILSLNLLEETKQLDVFYANRTVYYESQNVSIDSIFIFNANGQLMYNKTNSKNNFSGSIDVVNYSKGVYFVHFISEKGTLIKKNIF; this is encoded by the coding sequence ATGTCAAGTTTTAGATTTTTTATTTATTTAATTATTTTTCTTAATTTTTCTGTTTATTCTCAAAGTATTAAAAGTCCTATTGTTCTTGCTTATTTTCCTTCATGGTCTGAATCTTTTGCCGGTGCTGGGCAAAATTCTAAATTAAGGGAAATTCCATCTTATGTTAATGTTGTTTTTTTATCTTTTGCAAAACCAGACTTGCAATATAGTAAAGGGTCATTGGATATTTCAAAAACTGGAATTGAAGTGCCATATGATGGTTGTGCATTAAAAGAAAGTATTTATGCTCTTAAACAAAAAGGGACAAAAGTAATATTGTCAATTGGTGGTGAAACGTTTTGGACTGATAGTGCTATCTATTCAAAAATAAATTATTCGCAAATTAAAGATCTTGTTGATGATTTTGGATTTGCTGGTATTGATTGGGATTTTGAACCTAACGGCTCCTTTCAAGAAATTGGCTCAAAAGACAATGTGCAACATTTTATTGATTTTTTTACAAAATCTAGAGCTTTGATGCCAAGAAGTGAGGGTTATATTTTAGCTTGTGCTCCTGCAGGTGCTGGTGCTATGGGCGGTCAAAACAATGATGATGCAAGTTCCCCATACGCATATGCTAAGAGGAATGCTTTAACAGGAGAATCAGATACTAATTTGTATAGTGCTACAGCACCAACAAATGGTATTAGTTTGTTTGGATTTAGTTCTACCGGGCATATGATTCCTGTCTTTAAAGCGGTTGGGAATTTGATAGATATTGTTGCATTTCAGGGTTATAATATTGGTGCTAGCGTAAATAGAAAAATAATGTATGATTCTTATGCGTATTATGCTGAGAAATATGGTTTTTCTGTTGCTGCGGGTATCCATTATCCAAACGAACCTTGGGGGCCGTATTATGAATACAATCATCAAAATGTTGCTGATTTATCCTCACATATAAAAAATTATTCTTCTCGTATTGGAGATAATGATGGTATTATGATTTGGCAATTGTTGTTAAAAGGAGCTAATAGCTCTAGTTATTCTTACTTAAATATTGCTTCAAATATATTAAATGGTCAAACAAAAGATTTAGCTATTCAAGAAGCTAATAATTTTTCTATGACTCCTTATAGTTCCAAAGATTTTTCTTGTGATGGTAAGGAAGTTGAAAAATATTGCGGTGTAGTTAAGTATGAACCTACTGTGTCCTATTCTTCTGCTAAAACCAAAGTTTATTATAACTTAAATATTTGGGAAAATAATTATTGGGCTAACCCCAATGAGTATCCTGGTTTGGTTGCAGGACAATGGACAAAAGTTAGTGAATGTACTTCAGGTCCAGATAAAATATTGTCATTAAATTTATTAGAAGAAACTAAACAGTTAGATGTTTTTTATGCTAATAGGACTGTTTATTATGAGTCTCAAAATGTTTCAATAGATTCAATTTTTATTTTTAATGCAAATGGACAATTAATGTATAATAAAACAAATTCAAAGAACAATTTTTCGGGATCGATAGACGTAGTTAATTATTCTAAAGGAGTTTATTTTGTTCATTTTATATCAGAAAAAGGTACGTTAATTAAAAAAAATATTTTTTAA